A section of the Pleuronectes platessa chromosome 7, fPlePla1.1, whole genome shotgun sequence genome encodes:
- the LOC128444999 gene encoding dihydrofolate reductase-like: MENSLEKMQRKPVRLIAAVCNDMGMGKDGQMPWNLPSEFQYFLNTVTRVSRPGKMNMMVWGKLCWFSHPETTFPLANILHVVLNTELNEVPDHAHFLSDDFESAVRLSAEPPLADLIETIWVVGGMQVYKDALSHPWCDLVYLTDVMADFECDVFFPEFDREVFKLQERFPQVPSGIQEEEGIKYQFQVFKKSICDAI; the protein is encoded by the exons ATGGAGAACAGCCTGGAGAAAATGCAGAGGAAGCCGGTGCGCCTCATCGCGGCTGTTTGCAATGACATGGGCATGGGGAAAGACGGACAAATGCCCTGGAATTTACC GTCTGAATTCCAGTACTTCCTCAACACTGTCACCAGGGTGTCGAGACCAG GAAAGATGAACATGATGGTCTGGGGTAAACTTTGCTGGTTCTCACACCCGGAAACAACATTCCCATTGGCCAACATTCTACATGTGGTGTTGAACACCGAACTGAA TGAAGTTCCAGATCACGCCCACTTCCTGTCCGATGACTTTGAGAGCGCTGTCCGCTTGTCTGCAGAGCCCCCCCTCGCTGACCTGATAGAGACCATCTGGGTCGTTGGTGGTATGCAGGTCTACAAG GACGCACTGAGCCACCCGTGGTGTGATCTGGTTTATCTTACCGATGTCATGGCTGACTTTGagtgtgatgtttttttccccgAGTTTGACAGAGAAGTGTTCAAACTACAAGAAAG ATTTCCTCAGGTACCGAGTGGCATTCAGGAGGAGGAAGGCATTAAGTACCAATTCCAAGTATTCAAGAAATCGATCTGTGATGCCATTTAG
- the LOC128444998 gene encoding dihydrofolate reductase yields the protein MENSREKTQKKPVRLIAAVCNDMGIGKDGHLPWKLPSEFQYFLKTVTRVSRPGKMNMMVWGKLCWFSHPETLFPLANTLHVVLSTKLKKVPDHAHFLSVDFESAIRLSAEPPLADLIETIWVVGGMQVYKDALSHPWCDLVYLTDVMADFECDVFFPEFDRGVFKLQERFPQVPSGIQEEDGVKYKFQVFKKSICDAI from the exons ATGGAGAACAGCCGGGAGAAAACGCAGAAGAAGCCGGTGCGCCTCATCGCGGCTGTTTGCAATGACATGGGGATCGGGAAAGACGGACACCTGCCCTGGAAATTACC GTCTGAATTCCAGTACTTCCTCAAAACTGTCACCAGGGTGTCGAGACCAG GAAAGATGAACATGATGGTCTGGGGTAAACTGTGCTGGTTCTCCCACCCGGAAACACTGTTCCCATTGGCTAATACTCTACATGTGGTGTTGAGCACCAAACTGAA AAAAGTTCCAGATCATGCCCACTTCCTGTCCGTAGACTTTGAGAGCGCCATCCGCTTGTCTGCAGAGCCCCCCCTCGCTGACCTGATAGAGACCATCTGGGTCGTTGGTGGTATGCAGGTCTACAAG GATGCATTGAGCCACCCGTGGTGTGATCTGGTTTATCTTACCGATGTCATGGCTGACTTTGAGTGTGATGTTTTCTTCCCTGAGTTTGACAGAGGAGTGTTCAAACTACAAGAAAG ATTTCCTCAGGTACCGAGTGGCATTCAGGAGGAGGACGGCGTTAAGTACAAATTCCAAGTATTCAAGAAATCGATCTGTGATGCCATTTAG